AATCTGGCCAAGGCCGCGGTTGGACGCCGATCGAACTTCTGATGGGCTATAAGCGCCTCACCGCCTTCGGGTGGACCGAGAAGCAGATCGCCGAGCAGGTTGGCAAGACCGAGCAGCATGTTCGCGACATCATGGCGCTCGCTTCCGCTGACACGAGCATCCAGAAGATGATCAAGAACGGCCAGGTCTCGGCCTCTCTGGCGATTGAGGTTGTCCGGCAGGACGATCATTTGGCGACCGCAACCCTGACAGCTGCTGTTGAAAAGGCCAAGGCCGAGGGAAAGACCCGTGCGACGGCCAAGCATGTCACCGCGGTCCGCGGCGGCGCAAGCGGCCGAGATGTCAATCGTGCGCTTCGTGATCTTCTGAATGAAATCCGCCGGCAGGTCGAGCAGAGCGGGGTCACTGACGAGGATTTCGACGACCATGTCTTCCATATCGAAGGCCGGTTCCTGAAAACCCTTCAGATGTCGAGATAGGCCGGACCTGGCACAAATGAGGTTGCTGGCCCCAATGCCGGATCTTTGCCTGGAACGATCCGGTTCAACTATCCGGTCCGAGAGGCGGTCCAAATGACCGCCTTTTCCCTCGGCCGATCATTGCATTCCGAGTGCGGCCTTATAAAGCTCCAGCAGTTCTTCCTCCTCCTTCCGATCGTTCTCCTCGACCTTGCGCAGAGAAATGACCTTGCGAAGGATCTTGACATCGAAACCAGTGGCTTTGGCTTCCGAATAAACCTGCTTGATATCCTCAGAGAGCGCCTTTTTTTCATCTTCGAGACGCTCTATGCGTTCAACATACTGTAGGAGAGCTTCCGCGGCGATGCCGCCAATTGTTTCCCTGGATTCAGAGCCATCTAACATAATATCACACCACGCGTTAGCGGAAG
The nucleotide sequence above comes from Desulfovibrio sp.. Encoded proteins:
- a CDS encoding DUF2312 domain-containing protein encodes the protein MLDGSESRETIGGIAAEALLQYVERIERLEDEKKALSEDIKQVYSEAKATGFDVKILRKVISLRKVEENDRKEEEELLELYKAALGMQ